A single window of Taeniopygia guttata chromosome 1, bTaeGut7.mat, whole genome shotgun sequence DNA harbors:
- the LOC105759805 gene encoding cell surface glycoprotein CD200 receptor 1-B isoform X2 — MTQKWAVLAVLLFLLINLVEAHNRVSVEAGHEAVLSCPNISKVPLLLVTWKRNCRSCYCLSYRRDQNETRRLNCSERITWKYSPVSDPALRIYPVNLGDEGIYTCEFANSEGNFHFLFSLIVIVPPTVTLTHDESRVAACQASAGKPAADISWIPASNHSSEEEFHHPNGTVTRVSYFGWTNISFPSVTCLVTHAAMNQTLVIGLNYTSVLQTRTTSHRLLYILTGAAAGVVAVTGVTVCLIFRHRDQRLGVPTFRCKKSM; from the exons ATGACACAGAAATGGGCAGTTCTGGCTGTGCTCCTTTTCTTGCTAATCAATCTGGTTGAAG CTCACAACAGGGTGAGTGTAGAGGCTGGCCATGAAGCTGTGCTGAGTTGCCCCAACATCTCCAAGGTGCCTTTGCTGTTGGTGACATGGAAGAGGAATTGCAGAAGTTGCTATTGCTTGTCCTATAGAAGAGATCAGAATGAGACAAGAAGGCTGAACTGCAGTGAGAGGATCACATGGAAATATTCACCTGTCAGTGACCCTGCACTTCGTATTTACCCTGTGAACCTTGGGGATGAGGGAATTTACACCTGTGAATTTGCCAACAGTGAAgggaattttcattttctcttttctctgattGTAATAG TCCCTCCTACAGTGACTCTGACCCATGACGAGAGCAGGGTGGCTGCCTGCCAGGCTTCTGCAGGAAAGCCAGCTGCTGACATctcctggatccctgcaagCAATCACAGCTCTGAGGAAGAATTCCATCACCCCAATGGAACAGTGACCAGAGTGAGCTACTTTGGCTGGACCAACATCTCATTTCCTTCTGTCACCTGCCTGGTCACCCATGCAGCCATGAACCAGACTCTGGTCATTGGCCTGAACT ACACCTCTGTCCTTCAAACCAGAACAACCTCCCACAGGCTTCTCTACATCCtgacaggagcagctgcaggtgttGTTGCTGTCACTGGTGTGACTGTATGCTTGATTTTCAGGCACAGAG ACCAGAGGCTGGGGGTTCCCACCTTCAGGTGCAAGAAGAGCATGTGA
- the LOC105759805 gene encoding cell surface glycoprotein CD200 receptor 1-B isoform X1, which yields MTQKWAVLAVLLFLLINLVEAHNRVSVEAGHEAVLSCPNISKVPLLLVTWKRNCRSCYCLSYRRDQNETRRLNCSERITWKYSPVSDPALRIYPVNLGDEGIYTCEFANSEGNFHFLFSLIVIVPPTVTLTHDESRVAACQASAGKPAADISWIPASNHSSEEEFHHPNGTVTRVSYFGWTNISFPSVTCLVTHAAMNQTLVIGLNYTSVLQTRTTSHRLLYILTGAAAGVVAVTGVTVCLIFRHRACCLRKRAQAPAEHFTTRGWGFPPSGARRACDFPEDIYVNYNPRSIYVFLEEHRHK from the exons ATGACACAGAAATGGGCAGTTCTGGCTGTGCTCCTTTTCTTGCTAATCAATCTGGTTGAAG CTCACAACAGGGTGAGTGTAGAGGCTGGCCATGAAGCTGTGCTGAGTTGCCCCAACATCTCCAAGGTGCCTTTGCTGTTGGTGACATGGAAGAGGAATTGCAGAAGTTGCTATTGCTTGTCCTATAGAAGAGATCAGAATGAGACAAGAAGGCTGAACTGCAGTGAGAGGATCACATGGAAATATTCACCTGTCAGTGACCCTGCACTTCGTATTTACCCTGTGAACCTTGGGGATGAGGGAATTTACACCTGTGAATTTGCCAACAGTGAAgggaattttcattttctcttttctctgattGTAATAG TCCCTCCTACAGTGACTCTGACCCATGACGAGAGCAGGGTGGCTGCCTGCCAGGCTTCTGCAGGAAAGCCAGCTGCTGACATctcctggatccctgcaagCAATCACAGCTCTGAGGAAGAATTCCATCACCCCAATGGAACAGTGACCAGAGTGAGCTACTTTGGCTGGACCAACATCTCATTTCCTTCTGTCACCTGCCTGGTCACCCATGCAGCCATGAACCAGACTCTGGTCATTGGCCTGAACT ACACCTCTGTCCTTCAAACCAGAACAACCTCCCACAGGCTTCTCTACATCCtgacaggagcagctgcaggtgttGTTGCTGTCACTGGTGTGACTGTATGCTTGATTTTCAGGCACAGAG CTTGCTGCTTACGTAAACGAGCACAGGCCCCAGCAGAACACTTTACA ACCAGAGGCTGGGGGTTCCCACCTTCAGGTGCAAGAAGAGCATGTGACTTTCCAGAGGACATCTATGTGAATTACAACCCAAGGTCTATTTATGTATTCTTAGAAGAGCATAGGCACAAGTAG